The following are encoded in a window of Candidatus Woesearchaeota archaeon genomic DNA:
- a CDS encoding glutaredoxin family protein: protein MVDVIVYTAPGCSACSLLKNFLKENKVEFKEVNLMADRKKAQEIVARSGAMSVPQVELDGEIIVGFNKEALKAKLGL from the coding sequence ATGGTGGATGTTATTGTGTATACAGCTCCAGGTTGTAGTGCTTGTTCTTTATTGAAGAATTTTCTTAAAGAGAACAAGGTTGAATTTAAAGAAGTAAATCTTATGGCTGATCGTAAAAAAGCTCAAGAAATTGTTGCTCGTAGTGGTGCTATGAGTGTTCCTCAGGTAGAACTCGATGGTGAAATTATTGTTGGTTTTAACAAAGAGGCACTTAAAGCAAAACTTGGACTTTAA
- a CDS encoding ferredoxin, which produces MAKYKIVHNRDMCIGCGMCAKVCDNWEMKDDGKSSAKNTELAELGTNQDAVDQCPVSCISIEEQ; this is translated from the coding sequence ATGGCAAAGTACAAGATAGTTCATAACAGAGATATGTGCATAGGTTGTGGCATGTGTGCGAAAGTTTGTGATAACTGGGAAATGAAGGATGATGGAAAGTCTTCTGCAAAAAATACTGAGTTAGCTGAACTTGGAACAAATCAAGATGCAGTAGATCAATGTCCTGTTTCATGCATTTCTATTGAAGAGCAATAA
- a CDS encoding Lrp/AsnC family transcriptional regulator codes for MDKFDTKILQNLLNDSRISNSKLGKKIRLSRENVSYRIKKLTETQIIKEFVAGINYTKLGWTQSVVFVQYKKITTETEKELIQFLKKQNCISWIGILTGKWSLTFDVYHNSNEKLNQTIKNILSRHKELIGEYLVLEKIDSEFYFEKIIDEKNIFLTELDKKKNETDKIDKIILKELNKNPRISYVELAKKTTLTPNGAKQRYKRLVNEQIIINNSISVNHKILGYEWQGIQIKIKDHQKNIEKKLKEYFRHSRKIIFFYQYNKSGIYDFDIGVIVKTSSELREFINKLRTDFYSDVEIIDTFLVLDEASSHKLPNCIFN; via the coding sequence ATGGATAAATTTGACACCAAAATACTGCAAAATTTGTTAAATGATTCTAGAATAAGTAATTCTAAACTTGGCAAAAAAATAAGATTATCCCGCGAAAATGTGAGTTACAGAATTAAAAAACTAACTGAAACTCAAATAATTAAAGAATTTGTTGCAGGAATAAATTATACTAAGTTAGGTTGGACTCAATCAGTCGTATTCGTACAATACAAAAAAATCACAACAGAAACTGAAAAAGAATTAATTCAATTTTTAAAAAAACAAAACTGCATTAGTTGGATAGGAATTTTAACTGGAAAATGGAGTCTAACTTTTGATGTATATCATAATTCAAATGAAAAATTAAATCAAACAATTAAAAATATTCTTTCTAGACATAAAGAGCTTATTGGAGAATATTTAGTTTTAGAAAAAATTGATTCAGAATTTTATTTTGAAAAAATAATAGATGAAAAAAATATTTTTTTAACAGAACTTGATAAAAAGAAAAATGAAACTGACAAAATAGATAAAATTATCCTTAAAGAATTAAATAAAAATCCTCGCATAAGTTATGTAGAACTTGCCAAAAAAACAACTCTCACCCCTAACGGAGCTAAACAAAGATATAAACGATTAGTAAATGAGCAAATAATAATTAATAATTCAATTTCTGTTAATCACAAAATATTAGGTTATGAATGGCAAGGAATACAAATAAAAATTAAAGATCATCAAAAAAATATTGAAAAAAAATTAAAAGAGTATTTTAGGCATTCTAGAAAGATTATTTTTTTCTACCAATACAACAAATCAGGAATATATGATTTTGATATAGGCGTCATTGTGAAAACTTCATCAGAGTTACGAGAATTTATCAATAAACTAAGAACGGATTTTTATTCGGATGTTGAAATTATCGACACTTTCCTGGTCCTCGATGAAGCATCAAGTCACAAACTACCCAACTGCATATTTAATTAA
- a CDS encoding electron transfer flavoprotein subunit alpha/FixB family protein yields the protein MNVLVFAQSEKGKIKKGSLESISAGRNIANDMKGNLILVLFEKINNAEALGGLGADKVYLIHADYNVEQYSNILANLVSKEKAHTVIIGSTILGNDLAARVAAKTGAGLLFDCRHVTAEKGVLEVKKSFESHLATLQFKSLIQVITLLPNTQPVKIFKRRKCAVENVESMGSVLKTVVKEVNREAQNKLKNAEIVVCGGYGVKEKGNFKMIELLAEKLGGTVGATHTAVEAGFADKEKQVGKRGRQINPLLYIGCGISGSKDHLKGIQNSKIIVAFNHVKDAPICKHADYCIVDDMWRALPSFINEIDRVKR from the coding sequence ATGAATGTTTTAGTTTTTGCACAATCTGAAAAAGGAAAAATTAAGAAGGGTTCTTTAGAATCGATTTCTGCTGGTCGAAATATTGCTAATGATATGAAGGGAAATTTAATTTTAGTACTTTTTGAAAAAATTAATAATGCTGAGGCTCTTGGAGGACTTGGTGCTGATAAAGTTTATTTAATTCATGCAGATTATAATGTTGAGCAATATTCAAATATTCTTGCAAATCTTGTTAGTAAAGAAAAAGCTCACACAGTAATTATTGGTTCAACTATTTTAGGTAATGATCTTGCGGCAAGAGTTGCAGCAAAAACTGGTGCAGGTTTATTATTTGATTGTCGTCATGTGACTGCTGAAAAGGGAGTTTTAGAAGTTAAAAAAAGTTTTGAGTCTCATCTTGCAACGTTACAATTCAAATCATTAATTCAAGTTATTACTCTTTTGCCAAATACTCAACCAGTAAAAATTTTTAAGAGGAGAAAGTGTGCTGTTGAAAATGTTGAGAGCATGGGTTCAGTTTTGAAAACTGTAGTAAAAGAAGTAAATCGAGAAGCTCAAAATAAATTAAAAAATGCAGAAATTGTTGTTTGTGGTGGTTACGGAGTTAAAGAAAAAGGTAATTTTAAGATGATTGAATTACTTGCAGAAAAACTTGGCGGTACCGTCGGTGCAACTCATACTGCAGTTGAAGCGGGTTTTGCAGATAAAGAAAAACAAGTGGGTAAAAGAGGTCGTCAAATTAATCCTTTGCTGTATATTGGTTGTGGAATTTCTGGTTCTAAAGATCATTTGAAAGGTATTCAAAATAGTAAAATTATTGTGGCATTTAATCATGTAAAAGATGCGCCTATTTGCAAACACGCGGATTATTGTATTGTTGATGATATGTGGCGTGCTCTTCCGTCGTTCATTAATGAAATTGATAGAGTAAAAAGATAA
- a CDS encoding vitamin K epoxide reductase family protein, whose product MATKKKSGKKSSKTLIKSSKSNSKSSKSKSKLTSKSTKSKSISKKSSSKPVKKGLNSKSKKTSSKSATKKKPITFKKAVKARSVKKNVKKTVKAPVKKAVKVAVKQKPVKTIKKPRIVSKTFSKKSISKESVKILGGFEKTKKKGVVNQPVNFHESIKRSPYERHMKKEVKSNLMTILYLSVLGLLVSIYLSYGYFSKGLIGSFSDYIDCSFIYTSTYGDFLGIPTPILAAIFFFVIAVFSRMLAGYYNLRQLHNSLKRKHVYYATSLISAIGLLFVIYYAIISFVVIKQVCIWCLVIDALIILIFIFALFNMIHYYKIRDEETHIHFALNK is encoded by the coding sequence ATGGCGACTAAAAAAAAAAGTGGGAAAAAAAGTAGTAAAACCCTTATTAAGAGTTCCAAATCAAATTCTAAATCATCAAAATCTAAGTCTAAATTAACTTCAAAATCAACAAAGTCTAAATCCATTTCTAAAAAATCAAGTTCTAAACCGGTAAAAAAAGGTTTAAATTCTAAAAGCAAGAAAACAAGTAGTAAATCTGCGACTAAGAAAAAACCAATTACATTCAAAAAAGCAGTTAAAGCAAGATCAGTTAAAAAGAATGTTAAAAAAACTGTTAAAGCTCCGGTTAAAAAAGCTGTTAAGGTTGCAGTTAAACAAAAACCTGTTAAAACAATTAAAAAACCAAGAATTGTTTCTAAAACATTTTCTAAAAAATCAATTTCTAAAGAATCTGTTAAGATTTTAGGTGGGTTTGAAAAGACTAAAAAGAAGGGTGTTGTAAATCAACCTGTAAATTTTCATGAATCAATTAAGCGTAGTCCTTATGAGCGACACATGAAAAAAGAAGTTAAGAGTAATTTGATGACTATATTATATTTATCTGTCCTGGGGTTGTTGGTTTCGATTTATTTATCGTATGGATATTTTAGTAAAGGTTTAATAGGATCATTTTCTGATTATATTGATTGTAGTTTTATTTACACGTCAACGTATGGTGATTTTTTAGGAATCCCTACTCCTATTTTAGCAGCTATTTTCTTTTTTGTAATTGCAGTATTTTCAAGAATGCTTGCAGGGTATTACAATTTAAGGCAATTGCATAATTCGCTTAAAAGAAAACATGTTTATTATGCAACTAGTTTAATTAGTGCAATTGGATTGCTATTTGTAATTTATTATGCTATTATTTCATTTGTGGTAATAAAACAAGTGTGTATTTGGTGTTTAGTTATTGATGCTTTAATTATCCTTATTTTCATATTTGCATTATTTAATATGATTCATTATTACAAAATTCGTGATGAAGAAACACATATTCATTTTGCATTAAACAAATAA
- a CDS encoding DUF1653 domain-containing protein, whose translation MSEQTQPTIKLGIYQHFKNVKEYRVLGIGTHSETLEELVVYQARYEDSEFGPEHIWLRPKNNFFQMVEYQGKTVPRFKYLRSD comes from the coding sequence ATGAGTGAACAAACACAACCCACAATAAAACTTGGGATTTATCAACATTTCAAAAACGTAAAAGAATATCGAGTTTTAGGAATTGGAACACATTCAGAAACACTAGAAGAATTAGTAGTATATCAAGCAAGATATGAGGACTCCGAATTTGGACCTGAACACATATGGTTGCGACCCAAGAATAATTTTTTCCAAATGGTAGAATATCAAGGAAAGACGGTTCCCAGATTTAAGTATTTAAGATCGGACTAA
- a CDS encoding DUF357 domain-containing protein: MRDKITPEILDHYFAITGEALAMVKQKGFDLNRESDAKDFLDMATRYVSDANHFRKNGDLINAFGAVYYAHAWLDAGARIGLFKVKDSRLFTVDDE; the protein is encoded by the coding sequence ATTAGAGATAAGATTACGCCTGAAATTTTAGATCATTATTTTGCTATAACTGGTGAAGCGTTAGCAATGGTTAAACAAAAAGGATTTGATTTGAATCGTGAGTCTGATGCTAAAGATTTTTTGGATATGGCGACTCGTTATGTTTCTGATGCTAATCATTTTCGAAAAAATGGTGATTTGATAAATGCATTTGGTGCAGTTTATTATGCTCATGCTTGGCTTGATGCTGGCGCTAGAATTGGTTTATTCAAGGTTAAAGATAGTCGTTTATTTACTGTGGATGATGAGTAA
- a CDS encoding ABC transporter ATP-binding protein: MKLKKETKSENISSDVKEKKKSVAGSLISLDSVSKSFDTTVVLNNLSLEIKSGEIIGLIGRSGCGKSTFLKILIGFYGANSGTISYNGENITGKLKVLRSLVGYTTQENSFYNKLTIYENMKYYARLYGFRPEDKKLKNHIHDILESVGLLTQKNKLAGKISGGMKRRLDFAISLVHDPDILILDEPTTGLDPVLVKNFWNIVKNINKRGKTVIVITHLFGEIKDHCDRFAIMNKGAFNLVMAVKDFKKKFPHQSFGDVFEKYTE; encoded by the coding sequence ATGAAATTAAAAAAAGAGACTAAGTCTGAAAATATAAGTTCAGATGTGAAAGAAAAAAAGAAAAGTGTTGCAGGTAGTTTAATCTCGCTTGATTCTGTTTCAAAAAGTTTTGATACGACTGTTGTTTTGAACAATTTATCGCTGGAAATTAAATCTGGTGAAATCATTGGATTAATTGGTCGTAGTGGGTGTGGTAAAAGTACTTTTTTAAAAATTTTAATTGGTTTTTATGGTGCAAACTCAGGTACTATTTCCTATAATGGGGAAAATATCACTGGAAAACTTAAAGTGTTAAGAAGTTTAGTTGGATATACGACTCAGGAGAATAGTTTTTACAACAAATTAACAATTTATGAAAATATGAAATATTATGCTAGATTGTATGGGTTCCGTCCAGAGGATAAAAAACTTAAAAATCATATTCATGATATTTTAGAAAGCGTGGGACTTCTCACTCAAAAAAATAAACTTGCAGGAAAAATTTCAGGAGGGATGAAAAGGCGTCTTGATTTTGCAATTTCACTCGTTCATGATCCTGATATTTTAATTCTTGACGAACCAACAACTGGTCTTGATCCTGTTTTAGTAAAAAACTTTTGGAATATTGTAAAAAATATTAATAAGAGGGGCAAAACAGTTATTGTTATTACTCATTTATTTGGTGAGATTAAAGATCATTGTGATCGTTTTGCTATTATGAATAAGGGTGCATTCAATTTAGTGATGGCGGTTAAAGATTTCAAGAAAAAATTTCCGCATCAATCTTTTGGAGATGTTTTTGAGAAATATACAGAATAA
- a CDS encoding membrane protein insertion efficiency factor YidD, producing MVGCFPLILGYVFSPFGVSSKKIKSGRHNQNYVQKKEIVEIDKTPKAQISFVSSLLIDKIENYQREISPRLHDQMGSNDVCRFDFSCSDYAKHAIAFYGPIIGGLKAAYRLIKCNPVKKRELEFVSPILNT from the coding sequence ATGGTTGGTTGTTTTCCTTTAATTTTAGGTTATGTTTTTAGTCCTTTTGGGGTTTCGTCAAAAAAAATTAAGTCTGGAAGACACAATCAAAACTATGTTCAAAAAAAAGAAATTGTTGAGATTGATAAAACTCCCAAAGCCCAAATTAGTTTTGTTAGTTCGTTATTAATTGATAAAATTGAGAATTATCAGCGAGAAATTTCGCCAAGGTTACACGATCAGATGGGTTCTAATGACGTTTGCAGATTTGATTTTTCTTGTTCAGATTATGCAAAGCATGCGATTGCTTTTTACGGTCCTATTATTGGCGGGTTAAAAGCAGCATATAGATTAATAAAATGTAATCCTGTTAAAAAAAGGGAATTAGAATTTGTTAGTCCGATCTTAAATACTTAA
- a CDS encoding ABC transporter permease: MRLIQTIISEIGKNFKIIFRSWTSLFLLIIGPLLLILLLGWAYSGTTLHDVRFGVVSNEFNELGFILNDFYQFGQVYHYASEDHCEYDLRLERVHVCLIFSENFVGYSDSGQPIPSGSVVFKLDNSRKKSSGLILSALETGFGIAADEVSVKSTEALLSNVQQMIVFIGEKRQDIDKVENEALDIRSALVERKQTLVNFRTDFLPKYDQLKLLQQKINSESQFENNINSGVTSIDDARSFVSNVNGLIDSTVSDLYLLSSQINSQTYYVFSGYDSLGSPIYTPNYIDATPINSIIYQLNSLKPELSSLNQELYSLRSQLLMTKTDYYALQNQFNTIMADVEFVKTLLDLEIDNTQKYIGKIDVGLQNLRKISSKLDKDLTSFSGISPDAAQSLVNPITYSFEETLDAKNIAIIFSTLLVGVIIFISMLFSNIVTLSEINSRAFFRSLITPVRPFLFTFGLIFTNVVIVLFQVSVLLLVAQFSFGVNVFGNLGTVFIIAFSLIVVFVFFGMTIAYLFPNQQTSILITTLLALAYFLFSNAIAPLEIMPLAASSLAALNPMVIGESMFRKVFLFGFGYDYLGAQLFQMLLYIILGFIVLSITIRVYKRRI, encoded by the coding sequence ATGAGACTAATTCAAACTATAATTTCCGAAATTGGAAAAAATTTCAAGATTATCTTTCGTAGTTGGACATCTCTTTTTTTATTAATTATTGGTCCTTTATTATTGATCCTTCTTCTTGGTTGGGCGTATAGTGGGACGACGTTACATGATGTCAGATTTGGTGTTGTTTCAAATGAATTTAACGAATTAGGTTTTATACTAAATGATTTTTATCAATTTGGGCAAGTTTATCATTATGCCTCTGAAGATCATTGTGAATATGATTTAAGATTAGAGCGAGTACACGTTTGTCTTATTTTTAGTGAGAATTTTGTAGGATATTCTGATTCTGGACAGCCAATTCCATCAGGGAGTGTTGTGTTTAAATTGGATAATTCTAGAAAAAAATCTTCAGGATTAATTTTAAGTGCACTTGAAACTGGTTTTGGTATTGCCGCTGATGAAGTGAGTGTAAAAAGCACAGAAGCATTATTATCTAATGTTCAACAAATGATTGTTTTTATTGGAGAGAAAAGGCAAGATATTGACAAAGTTGAAAATGAAGCATTAGATATTAGGAGCGCACTTGTTGAGCGCAAACAAACTTTAGTTAATTTTCGTACTGATTTTTTACCTAAATATGATCAGTTAAAGTTATTGCAACAAAAAATAAATTCAGAGTCCCAATTTGAAAATAATATTAATTCAGGTGTGACTTCTATTGATGATGCAAGATCATTTGTATCTAATGTGAATGGTTTGATTGATTCTACTGTATCTGATTTGTATTTGTTATCTTCTCAAATTAATAGTCAAACTTATTATGTTTTCTCAGGATATGATTCTTTAGGCAGTCCAATTTATACTCCTAACTATATCGATGCCACGCCCATAAATTCTATTATTTATCAATTAAATTCGCTTAAGCCAGAATTATCATCTCTCAATCAAGAGTTATATTCTTTAAGATCTCAATTGTTGATGACTAAAACTGATTATTATGCTCTTCAAAATCAGTTTAATACTATTATGGCTGATGTTGAATTTGTCAAAACTCTTTTGGATTTAGAAATTGATAATACTCAAAAATATATAGGGAAAATTGATGTAGGTCTTCAAAATTTAAGAAAGATCTCGTCTAAACTCGATAAAGATTTAACTTCTTTTTCAGGCATTAGTCCTGATGCTGCGCAGAGTTTAGTAAATCCAATTACTTATTCATTTGAAGAAACTCTGGATGCAAAAAACATTGCAATTATTTTTTCTACTCTTCTTGTTGGAGTTATTATTTTTATCTCGATGTTATTTTCAAATATTGTTACATTATCCGAAATTAATTCTAGAGCTTTTTTTAGGAGTTTAATTACTCCTGTTAGGCCATTTTTATTTACCTTTGGTTTAATTTTTACAAATGTTGTGATTGTTTTATTTCAAGTGAGTGTTTTATTGTTAGTGGCGCAGTTTAGTTTTGGCGTTAATGTGTTTGGTAATTTAGGCACGGTTTTTATTATAGCATTTTCGTTAATTGTAGTATTTGTTTTTTTTGGTATGACTATTGCATATTTATTTCCAAATCAACAAACTTCAATTTTGATTACTACTCTTTTAGCTTTAGCTTATTTTTTATTTAGTAATGCTATTGCGCCACTTGAGATTATGCCTTTGGCAGCATCTTCTTTGGCAGCGCTAAATCCTATGGTTATTGGAGAAAGCATGTTTCGTAAAGTTTTTTTGTTTGGATTCGGATATGATTATTTAGGTGCTCAATTATTTCAGATGTTATTATATATTATTTTGGGATTTATTGTTTTATCAATAACTATTAGAGTTTATAAACGTAGAATTTAA
- the pyk gene encoding pyruvate kinase, translating to MFVIPKTKIVCTIGPGTESLKQIKKLVQAGMSIARINFSHGNYDQYAGMIKHIKSASRSVGILLDTKGPEVRTGLIHDNVHLSVGQLFTLTTRKIVGNSSVVHVTYAPLPKQMKRGDPILIDDGLIELRVEKVKGKDVICRVISSGDLGNQKSVTLPKKKIKLQSITKKDEQDIRFGLRHGIDFIAASFTRSGRDILEIKKIAKSHPHVKVIAKIECQEAVNNFYDILSVADGVMVARGDLGVELPLEDVPLIQKFIIEQCNLAGKPVITATQMLETMVYNKRPTRAETSDVANAILDGTDAVMLSEETAIGKYPFQAVKFMRKIAEKIEPKILGKHKHTIIKSDDAIAKAVFDIAKVTKIKKVIVCTYSGFSAELVSKYRPDVDIIAVTPVSETVRQLSLVWGAEPVLLSPAMEHRIHSTGDLIKFAVKEAYKNKFVKKDEKVLITAAHPLNIRKRTNLLEIHEVRELLK from the coding sequence GTGTTTGTTATTCCTAAAACTAAAATTGTTTGCACGATTGGTCCGGGTACCGAGTCATTAAAACAAATTAAGAAGCTAGTGCAAGCAGGAATGAGTATTGCTCGAATTAATTTTTCTCATGGTAATTACGATCAATACGCAGGAATGATTAAACATATTAAATCTGCATCACGCAGTGTTGGAATTTTATTAGATACTAAAGGGCCTGAAGTTAGAACTGGTCTAATTCACGATAATGTTCATCTTAGTGTTGGTCAATTGTTTACTCTTACTACTCGAAAAATTGTTGGTAATTCGAGTGTTGTTCATGTAACGTACGCACCTCTTCCAAAACAAATGAAACGGGGAGATCCTATTTTGATTGATGATGGGCTAATTGAACTTCGTGTTGAAAAAGTGAAGGGCAAAGATGTTATTTGCAGAGTTATTAGTTCTGGTGATTTGGGTAATCAAAAAAGTGTGACTCTTCCAAAAAAGAAAATTAAACTTCAAAGTATTACAAAAAAAGATGAGCAGGATATTCGTTTTGGTCTTCGTCATGGAATTGATTTTATTGCGGCATCTTTTACTAGGAGTGGAAGGGATATTTTAGAAATTAAAAAAATTGCAAAATCTCATCCTCACGTAAAAGTTATTGCAAAAATTGAGTGTCAGGAAGCCGTAAATAATTTTTATGATATTTTGAGTGTTGCAGATGGAGTCATGGTTGCAAGAGGAGACTTAGGCGTTGAACTTCCGTTAGAAGATGTTCCACTTATTCAAAAATTTATTATTGAGCAATGTAATTTGGCGGGAAAGCCAGTTATTACTGCAACTCAAATGTTAGAAACTATGGTGTATAACAAGCGTCCAACAAGAGCTGAAACGAGCGATGTTGCAAATGCTATTCTCGACGGTACTGATGCAGTAATGCTGAGTGAAGAAACTGCAATTGGTAAATATCCTTTTCAAGCAGTTAAGTTTATGCGAAAGATTGCAGAAAAAATTGAGCCAAAAATTTTAGGAAAACATAAACATACTATCATAAAATCTGATGATGCAATTGCTAAGGCAGTTTTTGATATTGCAAAAGTAACTAAAATTAAAAAAGTTATTGTGTGTACTTATAGTGGGTTTAGTGCTGAACTTGTTTCTAAGTATCGTCCGGATGTAGATATTATTGCGGTAACTCCCGTTTCCGAAACTGTGAGGCAACTAAGTCTTGTTTGGGGTGCAGAACCTGTTCTTTTATCGCCTGCAATGGAGCATAGAATTCATTCTACTGGGGATTTAATTAAGTTTGCAGTTAAAGAGGCGTATAAAAATAAGTTTGTAAAAAAAGATGAAAAAGTTTTAATTACGGCAGCTCATCCATTAAATATTCGTAAACGAACTAATCTTTTAGAAATTCATGAAGTTAGAGAATTATTGAAATAA